The Dendropsophus ebraccatus isolate aDenEbr1 chromosome 3, aDenEbr1.pat, whole genome shotgun sequence genome includes a region encoding these proteins:
- the ZFAND5 gene encoding AN1-type zinc finger protein 5 yields MAQETNQTPGPMLCNTGCGFYGNPRTNGMCSVCYKEHLQRQNSGRISPMGAASGSNSPTAESASIQRVETALNCESDVGSPSEKSRNVASLPVTQQMTEMSISREDNVTSPKTESSEPVVTQPSPSLSQPSTSQNEEKSPELPKPKKNRCFMCRKKIGLTGFDCRCGNLFCGLHRYSDKHNCPYDYKAEAAAKIRKENPVVVAEKIQRI; encoded by the exons ATGGCTCAGGAGACAAATCAGACACCAGGTCCTATGCTGTGCAACACAGGATGTGGCTTCTATGGAAACCCTAGAACAAATGGAATGTGCTCTGTGTGCTATAAAGAACATCTTCAAAGACAGAATAGTGGCAGAATCAGCCCAATGG GAGCAGCAAGTGGTTCAAATAGTCCGACTGCAGAATCTGCATCCATACAGCGAGTAGAAACTGCACTAAACTGTGAAAGTGATGTTGGCAGCCCTTCTGAAAAATCCAG AAATGTGGCTTCTTTACCTGTAACTCAGCAAATGACAGAAATGAGCATTTCAAGAGAAGATAATGTAACTTCTCCAAAAACAGAATCCTCGGAACCAG TTGTGACTCAGCCAAGTCCTTCATTATCTCAGCCCAGTACATCTCAAAATGAGGAAAAATCTCCAGAACTCCCCAAACCAAAGAAGAACAGATGTTTCATGTGTAGGAAGAAGATTGGTCTTACAg GTTTTGACTGCCGTTGTGGGAATCTGTTTTGTGGACTCCATCGCTACTCTGACAAGCACAATTGCCCCTACGATTATAAAGCAGAAGCTGCTGCAAAAATAAGGAAAGAAAACCCTGTTGTTGTGGCAGAAAAAATCCAGAGAATATAA